A genomic window from Parasteatoda tepidariorum isolate YZ-2023 chromosome 10, CAS_Ptep_4.0, whole genome shotgun sequence includes:
- the LOC139426801 gene encoding LOW QUALITY PROTEIN: uncharacterized protein (The sequence of the model RefSeq protein was modified relative to this genomic sequence to represent the inferred CDS: deleted 2 bases in 1 codon; substituted 1 base at 1 genomic stop codon) has protein sequence MVEATFQLAAPKPITESKTKFNYCLAHLPPEVATVVRDVIITPDADDPLKKLKEEIIARCGETKSQEIRRIVVSXLFSGEQLGDRKPNELCRRAESHKISDSVLLELFLNQLPQHVQSILAAIPSLNSTRAAEIADKVMEVSTSSEVSEVSSNQPCTFELLEEVKALREEVAALRTRSRSRNRNYVQFRNRQSQSSSPHRNSKTCFYHRKFKSYARKYVKPCIYQKNQERQE, from the exons ATGGTCGAAGCAACTTTCCAGCTTGCGGCACCGAAGCCAATTACAGAGAGCAAAACAAAGTTTAACTACTGTCTCGCCCACCTTCCTCCCGAAGTAGCCACAGTTGTAAGGGACGTCATTATAACTCCTGACGCAGACGATCCTTTAAAAAAGctgaaagaagaaattattgCACGCTGCGGGGAAACAAAGTCCCAGGAAATTCGACGT ATAGTTGTTTCCTAGTTGTTCTCTGGAGAGCAACTAGGAGATAGAAAGCCTAACGAACTATGCAGAAGAGCTGAATCCCACAAAATCTCAGATTCCGTACTTttggaactatttttaaatcagcTACCGCAGCATGTTCAGTCGATATTGGCCGCAATCCCTTCACTTAATTCAACAAGAGCTGCTGAAATTGCTGATAAAGTAATGGAAGTGTCAACTTCAAGTGAAGTTAGCGAAGTCTCTTCAAACCAACCATGCACCTTTGAGCTTTTAGAAGAAGTTAAAGCACTGCGAGAAGAAGTAGCAGCATTGCGGACACGCAGTAGGTCTCGCAACCGGAACTATGTACAATTTCGTAATCGCCAAAGCCAATCCTCATCTCCACATCGAAACTCCAAAACGTGCTTCTATCATCGAAAATTTAAATCGTATGCTAGAAAGTATGTCAAACCCTGCATCTACCAGAAAAACCAAGAAAGGCAAGAGTGA